A window of Haloarchaeobius litoreus contains these coding sequences:
- a CDS encoding RAD55 family ATPase produces the protein MERLPTGISRLDSMIGGGAPPGSVVLLAGEVGAGAREFVYTSVAMNGLKESDQELFDLYYGNAHDQARFPEEVHYISFTADSNALLEEMRYVMDDELVDAGTKHVEFADLSSQYFQLSQVPREWYSNATPDIGSLGDRDRRGTLNAIGEYLNEHGGGNLVVIDSVTDLLSAAEEQMDWNQITLLMKGLKKASYRWGGMVLLLVNTEALSDQHLGRLMDATDGTLLFEWESGGSERARTLVVKQFRGVLSRLEDENIIQFETEIHDGGFDISDVRKIR, from the coding sequence ATGGAACGGCTGCCGACGGGGATCTCCCGGCTTGACTCGATGATCGGCGGTGGCGCGCCACCCGGGAGCGTCGTGTTGCTCGCGGGCGAGGTCGGGGCCGGCGCCCGGGAGTTCGTCTACACGAGCGTCGCGATGAACGGGCTGAAGGAGTCGGACCAGGAGCTGTTCGACCTGTACTACGGGAACGCGCACGACCAGGCCCGGTTCCCGGAGGAGGTGCACTACATCTCCTTCACCGCCGACAGCAACGCGTTGCTGGAGGAGATGCGGTACGTGATGGACGACGAGCTGGTCGATGCCGGCACGAAGCACGTCGAGTTCGCGGACCTGTCGAGCCAGTACTTCCAGCTGTCGCAGGTGCCCCGGGAGTGGTACTCGAACGCGACGCCGGACATCGGCTCGCTGGGCGACCGGGACCGCCGTGGGACGCTCAACGCCATCGGGGAGTACCTCAACGAGCACGGCGGGGGCAACCTCGTCGTGATCGACTCGGTGACGGACCTGCTGAGTGCGGCCGAGGAGCAGATGGACTGGAACCAGATCACCCTGCTGATGAAGGGACTGAAGAAGGCCTCGTACCGGTGGGGCGGGATGGTGCTGCTGCTGGTGAACACCGAAGCACTGTCGGACCAGCACCTCGGCCGGCTGATGGATGCGACCGACGGGACGTTGCTGTTCGAGTGGGAGTCCGGTGGCTCCGAGCGGGCGCGTACCCTCGTCGTCAAGCAGTTCCGGGGTGTGCTCTCGCGGCTGGAGGACGAGAACATCATCCAGTTCGAGACGGAGATCCACGACGGCGGGTTCGACATCAGCGACGTGCGCAAAATCCGTTGA